In Ostrea edulis chromosome 6, xbOstEdul1.1, whole genome shotgun sequence, a single window of DNA contains:
- the LOC130047329 gene encoding S-antigen protein-like — METLWTLQRSRSLQDFMVAKVTTGLHGKSVDTLEDKVTTGLHGKSVDTLEVKVTTGLHGNTVDTLEAKVTTGLHGKSVDTLEAKVTTGLRGKSVDTLEDKVTTGLHGNPVDTLEDKVTTGLHGKSVDTLEDKVTTGLHGKSVDTLEVKVTTGLHGNLVDTLDAKRSRSPQDFMEAKVTTGLHGKSVDTLEAKVTTGLHGKSVDTLEDKVTTGLHGKSLDTLEVKVTTGLHGNLVDTLEAKVTTGLHGKSVDTLEVKVTTGLHGGQSHYRTSWKRSRSPQDFMEAKVTTGLHGKSVDTLEAKVTTGLHGKSVDTLEAKVTTGLHGKSVDTRGQSHYRTSWRTKSLQDFIESLWTLEAKITTGLHGKPRSRSPQDFMEAKVTTGLHGKSVDTLEAKVTTGLHGKSVDTLEDKVTTGLHGKSVDTLEVKVTTGLHGNLVDTLEAKVTTGLHGKSVDTLEAKVTTGLHGKSVDTLEVKVTTGLHGG, encoded by the exons ATGGAAACCCTGTGGACACtccagaggtcaaggtcactacaggacttcatgGTGGCCAAAgtcactacaggacttcatgGAAAGTCTGTGGACACTCTAGAGGACAAAgtcactacaggacttcatgGAAAGTCTGTGGACACTCTAGAGGTCAAGGTTACTACAGGACTTCATGGAAACACTGTGGACACTCTAGAGGCCAAAgtcactacaggacttcatgGAAAGTCTGTGGACACTTTAGAGGCCAAAGTCACTACAGGACTTCGTGGAAAGTCTGTGGACACTCTAGAGGACAAAgtcactacaggacttcatgGAAACCCTGTGGACACTCTAGAGGACAAAgtcactacaggacttcatgGAAAGTCTGTGGACACTCTAGAGGACAAAgtcactacaggacttcatgGAAAGTCTGTGGACACTCTAGAGGTCAAGGTTACTACAGGACTTCATGGAAACCTTGTGGACACTCTAGATGCCAAA aggtcaaggtcaccacaGGACTTCATGGAGGCCAAAgtcactacaggacttcatgGAAAGTCTGTGGACACTCTAGAGGCCAAAgtcactacaggacttcatgGAAAGTCTGTGGACACTCTAGAGGACAAAgtcactacaggacttcatgGAAAGTCTCTGGACACTCTAGAGGTCAAGGTTACTACAGGACTTCATGGAAACCTTGTGGACACTCTAGAGGCCAAAgtcactacaggacttcatgGAAAGTCTGTGGACACTttagaggtcaaggtcaccacaGGACTTCATGGAGGCCAAAgtcactacaggacttcatgGAAA aggtcaaggtcaccacaGGACTTCATGGAGGCCAAAgtcactacaggacttcatgGAAAGTCTGTGGACACTCTAGAGGCCAAAgtcactacaggacttcatgGAAAGTCTGTGGACACTCTAGAGGCCAAAgtcactacaggacttcatgGAAAATCTGTGGACACTAGAGGACAAAgtcactacaggacttcatgGAGGACAAAgtcactacaggacttcatAGAAAGCCTGTGGACACTAGAGGCCAAAAtcactacaggacttcatgGAAAGCCT aggtcaaggtcaccacaGGACTTCATGGAGGCCAAAgtcactacaggacttcatgGAAAGTCTGTGGACACTCTAGAGGCCAAAgtcactacaggacttcatgGAAAGTCTGTGGACACTCTAGAGGACAAAgtcactacaggacttcatgGAAAGTCTGTGGACACTCTAGAGGTCAAGGTTACTACAGGACTTCATGGAAACCTTGTGGACACTCTAGAGGCCAAAgtcactacaggacttcatgGAAAGTCTGTGGACACTCTAGAGGCTAAAgtcactacaggacttcatgGAAAGTCTGTGGACACTctagaggtcaaggtcaccacaGGACTTCATGGAGGCTAA